Proteins from one Patescibacteria group bacterium genomic window:
- a CDS encoding MvaI/BcnI family restriction endonuclease — MKNKPKTYTKPELIAKLKEISAMGFVANARRGNHGGIGNTLEDLLGIKENNLPIPNAAEWELKTQRLASTSLTTLFHIGDNEAISVGFSVCTSYEGGTKRMR, encoded by the coding sequence ATGAAAAACAAACCTAAAACTTATACTAAGCCGGAACTAATAGCCAAGCTGAAAGAAATTTCAGCTATGGGTTTTGTTGCGAATGCGCGGCGAGGTAATCATGGTGGTATCGGTAATACACTTGAGGATTTGCTTGGTATTAAAGAGAATAATTTACCAATACCAAATGCCGCAGAATGGGAATTGAAAACACAACGACTTGCCTCAACTTCGCTAACGACACTTTTTCATATTGGGGATAACGAAGCTATTTCTGTGGGATTTTCGGTCTGCACTTCATACGAGGGTGGAACCAAACGTATGCGATGA